From a region of the Tenggerimyces flavus genome:
- a CDS encoding DUF2089 domain-containing protein, protein MSLAHSDAHQFRPPSDCPVCGSGLALTRLSCGSCGSELSGVFETCSFCGLSDAERDLLRVFLVSRGNMREVERHLGVSYPTARQRYADLLTKLGLEPVETPPSPEPELSRTDVLAKLARGELDIDGATNLLRKLA, encoded by the coding sequence GTGAGCTTGGCGCACTCCGATGCGCACCAGTTCCGGCCGCCGAGCGACTGCCCGGTCTGCGGCTCGGGACTGGCGCTCACCCGGCTGAGCTGTGGGTCGTGCGGGAGTGAGCTGTCCGGGGTGTTCGAGACCTGCTCGTTCTGCGGTCTCAGCGACGCCGAACGCGACCTGCTGCGGGTGTTCCTGGTGTCGCGCGGCAACATGCGCGAGGTCGAGCGGCACCTCGGCGTCAGCTACCCGACGGCCCGCCAGCGGTACGCGGACCTGCTGACGAAGCTGGGCCTCGAGCCCGTCGAGACACCGCCGAGCCCGGAGCCCGAGCTGTCCCGTACGGACGTCCTCGCCAAGCTCGCCCGCGGCGAGCTCGACATCGACGGAGCGACGAACCTCTTGCGCAAGCTTGCCTAG